A stretch of Endozoicomonas sp. SCSIO W0465 DNA encodes these proteins:
- a CDS encoding antitoxin — protein MKPSKHELQEEQEILDAFEAGELEPVDNPEVIQHTHQQAAANTFKKDARLNIRLSSRTLRALQKMALEEGIPYQTMIASVLHKYAEGRLVPSDNISGKQ, from the coding sequence ATGAAACCAAGTAAACACGAGTTACAAGAGGAACAGGAAATTCTGGATGCGTTTGAAGCGGGAGAACTCGAACCCGTTGATAATCCGGAAGTCATTCAACACACTCATCAACAGGCGGCAGCCAACACCTTTAAAAAAGATGCACGGTTGAATATACGCCTGAGCAGCCGCACACTGAGAGCACTGCAAAAAATGGCTCTGGAAGAAGGCATACCCTACCAGACCATGATTGCCAGTGTGCTCCATAAATACGCAGAAGGCAGACTTGTCCCCAGTGATAATATCTCAGGCAAACAGTAG
- a CDS encoding BrnT family toxin: protein MKVFNWNCEKNAWLKANRGISFEEIIFHIEMGGELAITHHPNQAKYPGQKISIVQVEDYVYLVPFVESEKEIFLKTIIPSRKATKQYLGGTP from the coding sequence ATGAAAGTATTTAACTGGAATTGTGAAAAAAACGCATGGCTCAAGGCCAACCGGGGCATATCATTTGAAGAAATCATTTTTCACATAGAAATGGGTGGAGAGCTGGCAATTACTCATCACCCGAATCAGGCGAAATACCCTGGCCAAAAGATATCGATTGTTCAGGTTGAAGACTATGTCTACCTGGTACCCTTTGTGGAATCAGAAAAAGAGATATTTCTCAAAACCATCATCCCCAGCCGTAAAGCAACAAAACAGTACCTGGGAGGCACCCCATGA
- a CDS encoding IS1634 family transposase — protein MHPHQFHIQRIDHMGLVAGMCKELGISNHLDSLVPNQSEHRNISFGETLVSMLLNGLGFTARTLHMFPEFHADKPLDKLIRPGIKPEHINDSVLGRALDQLFELDVSEVYLSLAVKAVNVLKLPCKALNLDSTSLHVDGVYNSESDVDEEDMHCIKLCRGYSRDHRPELNQAILLMMTENQAGIPVFMKASSGNVNDNKNFKKVISSHLKSYREALNNRYLIGDAALYTTDNVQILHQQGQQFITRVPSKIKEARELIDSVASCEMTPVEGAEGYESHEMLSDHAGVSQRWILVRSEQARKSEQKTLLKKMLKKSEKEAEALTSKLAKKAFKCETDALRAFDEWQSKTIYCQAEPVITEKPCYTKVGRPEKGSKPDSIEYYVSGYPWVSVDCRKDAECSLGCFVLATNDLDDSRLSTAEVLSTYKSQQSVERGFRFLKSPEFLVSSLFLKKPERIEALLMVMTLCLLVYAAIQHRIRHELKRQSRFFPDMKRKPCQNPTARWVFFCFQGINVLLVDGHEKHVVGLQERQLTIISILGRPYQEIYS, from the coding sequence ATGCATCCTCATCAGTTCCACATTCAACGTATCGATCATATGGGTTTGGTTGCCGGTATGTGCAAAGAACTCGGTATCTCTAATCATCTGGATTCCCTGGTTCCTAACCAATCTGAACACCGGAATATTTCCTTTGGCGAAACCTTAGTATCAATGCTGCTTAACGGCCTTGGGTTCACTGCCCGCACGCTTCATATGTTCCCGGAGTTTCATGCTGATAAACCGCTGGATAAACTCATCAGGCCCGGTATTAAACCCGAACACATTAACGACAGTGTACTCGGCAGAGCCCTGGATCAGCTTTTTGAACTGGATGTAAGTGAGGTCTATTTATCGCTGGCTGTCAAGGCAGTGAATGTCTTAAAACTGCCGTGCAAGGCTCTGAACCTTGACTCAACAAGCTTGCATGTGGACGGCGTTTATAACAGCGAATCTGACGTCGACGAAGAAGATATGCACTGTATCAAACTCTGTCGTGGATACAGCAGGGATCATCGACCCGAGCTCAACCAGGCAATACTGCTGATGATGACGGAAAATCAGGCCGGTATTCCCGTTTTTATGAAAGCGTCCAGTGGCAACGTAAACGACAATAAAAACTTTAAAAAAGTCATCAGCAGCCATTTGAAATCCTACCGGGAAGCCCTGAATAATCGCTACCTGATTGGTGATGCAGCACTTTATACAACAGATAACGTACAGATACTTCATCAGCAGGGCCAGCAATTTATCACCCGGGTTCCGTCAAAAATCAAAGAAGCCAGAGAACTGATTGACAGTGTCGCTTCTTGTGAAATGACACCAGTGGAGGGTGCTGAGGGCTATGAGAGTCATGAAATGCTGTCAGATCATGCGGGTGTCTCCCAGCGCTGGATTCTGGTCCGCAGCGAGCAGGCTCGAAAGAGCGAACAAAAAACACTGCTGAAAAAAATGCTAAAGAAGTCTGAGAAAGAAGCAGAAGCGCTGACCAGTAAACTGGCCAAAAAAGCCTTCAAGTGTGAAACCGACGCATTGCGTGCGTTCGATGAATGGCAGTCAAAAACTATTTATTGTCAGGCGGAACCTGTCATTACTGAGAAACCCTGCTATACCAAGGTAGGTCGTCCGGAGAAAGGCTCTAAACCGGACAGTATTGAATATTATGTGAGCGGATATCCTTGGGTATCCGTTGACTGTCGCAAAGATGCAGAGTGTTCTCTGGGTTGCTTTGTGCTGGCGACGAATGATCTGGACGACAGTCGGCTGAGTACAGCAGAAGTGCTAAGTACTTACAAATCACAACAGTCAGTAGAGCGTGGCTTTCGGTTTTTGAAGAGCCCGGAGTTTCTGGTTTCTTCGCTGTTTTTAAAGAAACCGGAACGAATAGAAGCCTTGCTGATGGTGATGACGCTGTGTCTGTTAGTGTATGCGGCGATTCAGCATCGAATTAGGCATGAGCTAAAACGACAGAGTCGGTTTTTCCCGGACATGAAGCGGAAACCCTGCCAAAACCCGACAGCGCGTTGGGTGTTTTTCTGCTTTCAGGGTATCAACGTGCTATTGGTCGATGGACATGAAAAGCATGTGGTTGGATTACAAGAAAGGCAGTTGACTATTATTTCAATTCTTGGGCGACCGTATCAGGAAATTTATTCCTGA